A single window of Gemmatimonas sp. DNA harbors:
- a CDS encoding IS110 family transposase, producing MMFVGIDVAKAELVVSVLPSAQRFAVTNDEVGVRTLVERLRPVAPQLIVLEATGGYELLAVAALAAAALPVVVVNPRQVRDFAKATGQLAKTDRIDADILARFADVVRPEVRIIPDAAAHELDALLTRRRQLLEMLQAERNRVGQVFGTGKKQVRKSPTAHITFLERELRTTDTELGEMVRQSPVWRERDELLRSVPGVGPVLSRTLLADLPELGRLSRRAVAKLVGVAPLSRDSGTMRGRRFVQGGRAAVRGVLYMAALVATRRNTVIREFYLRLVAAGKPKKLALVACMRKLLTILNTIVRTNTTWSVKAAAAVLEAA from the coding sequence ATGATGTTCGTCGGCATCGATGTCGCGAAGGCGGAGCTGGTCGTGAGCGTGCTGCCCAGCGCACAGCGCTTCGCGGTCACGAATGATGAAGTCGGGGTCCGCACGCTCGTCGAGCGCCTTCGTCCTGTGGCGCCGCAGCTGATCGTACTCGAGGCGACCGGCGGGTACGAACTGCTCGCCGTTGCGGCGCTCGCGGCCGCGGCATTGCCCGTGGTGGTCGTGAATCCACGCCAGGTGCGGGACTTCGCGAAGGCGACGGGGCAGCTCGCCAAAACGGATCGGATTGACGCGGACATCCTCGCGCGCTTCGCCGATGTGGTCCGACCGGAGGTGCGCATCATTCCGGACGCGGCCGCGCATGAGCTCGACGCGCTGCTCACTCGACGGCGGCAGCTCTTGGAGATGTTGCAGGCGGAGCGCAATCGCGTGGGCCAAGTGTTCGGCACCGGCAAGAAGCAGGTGCGCAAAAGTCCGACGGCGCACATCACATTTCTCGAGCGCGAGCTGCGCACGACGGACACGGAGCTTGGCGAGATGGTTCGGCAGAGTCCGGTCTGGCGTGAGCGCGACGAGCTCCTGCGCAGCGTGCCCGGTGTCGGCCCCGTGCTGTCACGGACGCTCCTGGCGGACCTGCCGGAACTCGGTCGCTTGTCCCGTCGCGCCGTTGCAAAGCTGGTCGGGGTTGCGCCGCTGAGTCGCGACTCCGGCACCATGCGGGGTCGTCGATTCGTGCAAGGCGGTCGTGCGGCGGTGCGTGGTGTGTTGTACATGGCCGCCTTGGTCGCCACCCGTCGCAACACGGTCATTCGCGAGTTCTACCTGCGTTTGGTCGCGGCCGGCAAGCCGAAAAAGCTTGCGCTCGTCGCGTGTATGCGCAAACTGCTCACGATCCTCAATACCATCGTGCGAACGAACACCACGTGGAGCGTAAAAGCGGCGGCAGCGGTACTCGAAGCCGCTTGA